Proteins from a genomic interval of Pseudodesulfovibrio nedwellii:
- a CDS encoding GtrA family protein, translated as MSADKICSIQGLPLFLKDGIRFLLAGGLNTILTLAIYQLFLFFISAQPAYALSWCIGFIFLLCVYPAKVFPGATTNKKQYFLVALVYMSVFFLGLFLIKLTVQTGINSHIAIFLVMSVTTVTNFLLMRSVLRK; from the coding sequence ATGTCGGCAGATAAAATCTGCAGTATACAAGGCTTACCGTTATTTTTAAAGGACGGTATTCGTTTTTTGCTTGCAGGAGGACTTAACACCATTTTAACGTTAGCTATTTATCAGTTATTTCTTTTTTTTATTTCAGCCCAGCCGGCCTATGCTTTAAGCTGGTGTATCGGCTTCATTTTCTTGTTATGCGTTTACCCTGCTAAGGTGTTTCCAGGCGCAACAACAAATAAAAAGCAATATTTTTTAGTCGCTTTAGTTTATATGAGTGTATTTTTTTTAGGATTGTTTTTAATTAAATTAACCGTACAGACAGGTATTAATTCACATATTGCAATATTTTTAGTGATGAGTGTTACAACGGTTACGAATTTTTTGTTAATGCGTTCGGTATTACGTAAATAG
- a CDS encoding WxcM-like domain-containing protein — MTKEVFIHEKALCETDKIGEGSMVWAFAHILCGAIIGEECNICDGVFIENDVVLGDRVTVKCGVQLWDGVKVASDVFIGPNVTFSNDKFPRSKAIPEEFARTNISQGASLGANATILPGITIGVNAMVGAGAVVTKDVPANAVVVGNPAKIISYNVGSRAIGFEADSSTVLGNNPLNEKIVLPINDCEIWPLPAFNDMRGSLMAVESQKDMPFKPERTFFVHDVPNDKVRGEHAHKECSQFLIAVSGSLSVVIDDGKNRVEVRLDSPSKGLYMPAGTWGVQYKFSKDAVLCVFASHAYDGKDYIRDYVEFKEYVGR; from the coding sequence ATGACAAAAGAGGTTTTCATTCATGAAAAGGCTCTCTGCGAAACTGATAAAATAGGTGAAGGCTCAATGGTCTGGGCTTTTGCTCATATATTGTGTGGTGCTATTATAGGTGAAGAATGCAATATATGCGATGGCGTTTTTATTGAAAACGACGTGGTGCTGGGTGATCGTGTAACAGTAAAATGCGGTGTTCAGTTATGGGATGGTGTAAAAGTGGCCAGTGATGTGTTTATTGGCCCGAATGTTACCTTTTCGAATGACAAATTCCCACGCTCCAAAGCTATTCCGGAAGAGTTTGCCCGTACTAATATTTCCCAAGGTGCTTCTTTAGGAGCAAACGCCACTATACTGCCGGGTATTACGATTGGTGTTAATGCGATGGTGGGAGCGGGGGCTGTTGTTACGAAGGATGTACCTGCAAATGCAGTAGTTGTCGGAAATCCAGCGAAAATTATTAGCTACAATGTTGGTAGTAGGGCGATTGGTTTTGAGGCTGATTCCTCTACTGTTTTAGGAAATAATCCCCTAAATGAAAAAATTGTGTTGCCTATCAACGATTGTGAGATTTGGCCATTACCTGCGTTTAATGATATGCGTGGAAGTTTGATGGCTGTCGAGAGTCAAAAGGATATGCCGTTTAAGCCGGAAAGAACATTCTTTGTGCATGATGTTCCTAATGATAAGGTGCGGGGAGAGCATGCACACAAAGAGTGCTCTCAGTTTTTGATAGCCGTGAGCGGGTCTTTAAGCGTGGTTATCGATGATGGAAAGAATAGAGTAGAAGTGCGGCTTGATAGTCCCTCTAAGGGGTTGTATATGCCTGCTGGAACTTGGGGTGTACAATATAAATTTTCCAAAGATGCGGTACTGTGCGTATTTGCTTCACATGCTTATGATGGCAAGGATTATATTCGGGACTATGTTGAATTTAAAGAATATGTCGGCAGATAA
- a CDS encoding transposase — MKRQPVRKSTGVIADHVISVSSRGEELRLRRFGYRDPETRKHYVFLTNHFRLSAKTIADIYKERWQIEIFFRLIKQNLRLKSFVGTSENAVMSQIYVAMIAYLILAWLKFRSGIDFSLQQMFQLLQINVFDRRELVELFKPPDKACDDINNNYGLLSYVS; from the coding sequence ATCAAGCGTCAGCCAGTCCGCAAAAGCACCGGAGTGATCGCCGACCATGTTATCAGCGTTTCCAGTCGAGGTGAGGAGCTCCGGCTTCGCCGTTTTGGCTATCGGGATCCAGAAACCCGCAAACATTACGTGTTTCTGACCAACCATTTCCGCCTTTCAGCCAAGACCATCGCTGATATCTACAAAGAGCGCTGGCAGATTGAAATCTTCTTCCGGCTGATCAAGCAGAATCTACGACTTAAATCTTTTGTCGGAACTTCCGAAAACGCCGTTATGAGCCAAATTTATGTGGCCATGATCGCCTACTTGATCTTGGCGTGGCTTAAATTCCGCTCCGGCATTGACTTCAGTCTCCAGCAAATGTTTCAACTGCTTCAGATTAACGTTTTTGATCGCCGCGAACTGGTGGAGCTTTTCAAGCCACCCGACAAAGCCTGTGACGACATCAACAATAATTACGGTCTATTGTCGTATGTCTCTTAA
- a CDS encoding glycosyltransferase family 2 protein, with amino-acid sequence MKNGNLLISHSLVIPVYGNEENIPHLVLALQKMARAYGESFEVVFVIDGSPDNSLNRILELADGFNYKTVSHSRNFGSFVAIRTGIEHAEGKYIAVMAADLQEPPHLIEDFFKILEADEADLVFGRRIDRNDPILKKLLSNVYWWFYKKVIEPDLPKGGVDIFACTEEIKKSLLKIEEPNSSLIAQLFWLGYRREFVSYVRQERQHGTSAWGLGKRIRYMIDSVFSYTDLPIMLVLWLGLGSLTVTTTVGIVTIVAKFAGLIAVQGYTAIVLLILFLGSLIITIQGVIGCYLWRTFENTKKRPISLVRSVEVKHNFKKMKAL; translated from the coding sequence ATGAAAAACGGAAATTTATTGATTAGTCATTCACTGGTTATTCCTGTTTATGGAAATGAAGAAAACATTCCACATTTAGTTCTTGCCTTACAGAAGATGGCGCGAGCTTACGGTGAGAGTTTTGAAGTTGTTTTTGTTATAGATGGCTCGCCTGACAACTCTCTCAACCGTATCTTAGAGTTGGCGGATGGATTTAATTATAAAACGGTTTCCCATAGTCGAAATTTCGGTTCTTTTGTGGCTATTCGCACGGGTATCGAGCACGCAGAGGGAAAATATATTGCAGTGATGGCCGCTGACTTACAGGAACCACCTCATTTAATTGAAGACTTCTTTAAGATTTTAGAAGCTGATGAGGCAGACTTAGTTTTTGGTCGGCGTATTGATAGAAATGATCCTATTCTAAAAAAATTGTTATCAAATGTATATTGGTGGTTTTATAAAAAAGTGATCGAGCCTGATCTACCTAAGGGCGGGGTTGATATTTTTGCCTGTACTGAAGAAATTAAAAAAAGCTTATTAAAAATTGAAGAACCTAACAGTTCACTAATTGCCCAGTTATTTTGGTTGGGGTATCGGCGTGAGTTTGTGTCTTACGTACGCCAAGAACGTCAGCATGGCACCAGTGCCTGGGGGCTTGGCAAGCGTATACGCTATATGATTGACAGTGTTTTTTCTTATACGGATTTACCTATAATGCTCGTTCTTTGGCTGGGTTTAGGTAGTCTTACGGTAACAACAACAGTTGGAATAGTCACTATTGTTGCCAAGTTCGCAGGCTTAATTGCTGTGCAGGGATATACTGCGATAGTACTACTAATATTGTTTTTAGGGTCCTTGATCATAACTATTCAAGGAGTAATCGGTTGCTACTTATGGCGTACGTTTGAAAACACTAAGAAAAGGCCCATAAGTTTGGTTCGGTCAGTTGAAGTAAAACATAACTTTAAAAAAATGAAGGCATTATAG
- a CDS encoding IS3 family transposase (programmed frameshift): MSNKRRRFTAEFKARVALDALSGEHTLSELASKYGVHTNQISQWKKQAKDQIVAGFSGKAKKNQHNDEAHIKELHAKIGQLLIEKDFLQQAFQNLSCERRREVVDKEHPKLSVRRQCRIFKLQRSTYYYQPIGESPYNLELMKRIDELFMELPFFGSRQMRNILRDEGHWVGRGRVRRLMRKMGLMAIYQKPQTSQPHPQHKTYPYLLRNMKITKPNQVWCTDITYIPMKRGFLYLVAIMDWHSRAVLSWRLSNTMDADFCVAALEDAINRYGVPEIFNTDQGSQFTSYEFTKTLRDAGIRISMDGRGRWMDNVMIERLWKSLKYECVYLRELETGSDLRSALAWWFNFYNNRRPHKTFDGRKPMEIYQASPIPEGVPPLGWPRQAA, from the exons ATGTCCAATAAAAGAAGAAGATTTACTGCTGAATTTAAAGCCCGTGTCGCTCTCGACGCCCTGTCTGGCGAACACACTCTTTCCGAGTTAGCCAGCAAGTATGGCGTCCACACGAATCAGATATCCCAGTGGAAGAAGCAGGCCAAAGATCAGATCGTTGCTGGCTTTTCCGGCAAAGCCAAGAAGAACCAACACAATGACGAAGCGCATATCAAAGAGCTTCATGCCAAAATCGGCCAACTTCTGATCGAGAAGGATTTTTTGCAACAAGCCTTC CAAAATCTGAGCTGCGAGCGAAGGCGTGAAGTCGTCGACAAAGAGCATCCAAAGCTCAGCGTTCGTCGACAGTGCAGAATTTTCAAGCTGCAACGCTCAACATACTACTATCAGCCAATCGGCGAGTCTCCGTACAACTTGGAGCTGATGAAACGTATCGACGAGTTGTTCATGGAATTGCCATTTTTCGGCTCTCGACAAATGCGCAACATCCTGCGGGATGAAGGGCATTGGGTTGGCCGTGGTCGAGTCAGACGGCTTATGCGTAAAATGGGATTGATGGCAATCTACCAAAAGCCACAGACGAGTCAGCCGCATCCGCAGCACAAGACGTATCCATATTTGTTACGCAACATGAAAATCACAAAGCCGAATCAAGTTTGGTGTACCGACATAACGTACATCCCGATGAAGCGAGGCTTCTTGTATCTCGTGGCAATCATGGATTGGCATAGCCGTGCAGTCTTGTCGTGGCGTTTATCGAATACGATGGACGCTGACTTTTGTGTTGCAGCCTTGGAGGACGCGATTAACCGTTATGGCGTCCCTGAAATCTTCAACACGGACCAGGGGAGTCAGTTTACCAGTTATGAATTCACAAAGACTCTGAGGGATGCAGGTATCCGTATCTCAATGGATGGCCGGGGGCGTTGGATGGACAACGTTATGATCGAACGACTTTGGAAATCTTTGAAGTACGAATGTGTATATTTGCGGGAATTGGAGACAGGAAGTGATCTGCGGAGTGCTTTGGCCTGGTGGTTTAACTTCTACAACAACCGGCGTCCTCATAAGACCTTTGACGGACGCAAGCCGATGGAGATATATCAAGCGAGCCCCATCCCAGAGGGGGTACCCCCTCTGGGATGGCCCCGCCAAGCAGCGTAG
- a CDS encoding IS4 family transposase, giving the protein MSNFNTILHQVLSLIPRSEFEALARKHGTGRCSRVFFRWNQFACLLFIHLAGRRSMRGGIRNLEANTRQFYHLGIRSVARSIFSDANSKQPADFFQAIFGKLYQRCSSAVPGHKFRFKNKLYSIDSSTIKLCLSAFPWASFRAKRGGVKLHTVLDHDGYLPAFIRISKARLHDSWITKMLKLPKGSIAVFDKAYIKYSWFQTLGASGLFFCYQTEDQHRIQGHQASASPQKHRSDRRPCYQRFQSR; this is encoded by the coding sequence ATGTCGAATTTTAACACGATCCTTCATCAAGTGCTATCTCTGATTCCTCGCTCGGAGTTCGAAGCTTTGGCCCGTAAACACGGTACGGGGCGTTGTTCCCGGGTGTTTTTTCGCTGGAACCAATTCGCCTGCCTTCTTTTCATTCACTTGGCCGGACGCAGAAGCATGCGGGGCGGCATCCGAAATCTGGAGGCGAATACCCGCCAGTTTTACCATTTGGGCATCAGGTCTGTAGCCAGATCTATCTTTTCGGACGCCAACTCGAAGCAACCGGCCGATTTCTTTCAAGCGATCTTCGGCAAGCTTTACCAGCGTTGCTCGTCTGCGGTTCCAGGTCACAAATTCAGGTTCAAGAACAAGCTGTATAGCATTGATTCTTCAACCATTAAACTCTGCCTATCCGCGTTTCCTTGGGCTTCATTTCGGGCCAAACGAGGCGGCGTCAAGTTGCACACAGTCCTCGACCATGACGGCTATCTGCCAGCATTTATACGTATCAGCAAGGCACGGTTACACGATTCTTGGATAACCAAAATGCTCAAGCTACCCAAGGGTTCTATCGCCGTCTTCGACAAGGCGTACATCAAGTATTCCTGGTTCCAGACACTTGGGGCCTCCGGTTTGTTTTTTTGTTATCAGACTGAAGACCAACACCGTATACAAGGTCATCAAGCGTCAGCCAGTCCGCAAAAGCACCGGAGTGATCGCCGACCATGTTATCAGCGTTTCCAGTCGAGGTGA
- a CDS encoding DUF3150 domain-containing protein yields the protein MNTHTDITVLDHLMALNLDVNIWTARKKLTPSDFGGAELPPEELASLGSKKICNPQELRIFGTLKARAVNLLDRTGVRFIGGWAIPEDQADDIVTELISIRDDFLNAKEQFLNRYDEAVRDWITQHPGWERLIGSSTVSADYVRSRIGFKWQLFKLLPPTEDAVHQGLQEEINDLGGTLFGEVAKAATDTWHRCFEGKDQVTHKALSPLRSLHKKLSGLSFVEPRVVPVVDLLETAFNRMPARGYIHGSALIMLQGVVSLLRDPATLVAHGQKILDGNDTNDILAGLVADTIPLLSAEEPVVTEFVPEPVPQHQIDSHGLW from the coding sequence ATGAATACCCATACTGACATTACTGTGCTTGACCATTTGATGGCCCTGAATCTGGATGTAAATATTTGGACTGCCCGCAAGAAGTTGACGCCTTCTGATTTTGGAGGCGCTGAATTGCCACCTGAAGAACTTGCTTCGCTTGGTAGTAAGAAAATCTGCAACCCGCAGGAGTTGCGTATCTTCGGAACCTTGAAGGCTCGTGCTGTAAATCTGCTCGATAGGACCGGCGTTCGTTTCATTGGCGGCTGGGCTATTCCTGAAGATCAGGCAGATGACATCGTGACTGAACTGATCTCAATTCGCGACGATTTTCTGAATGCGAAAGAACAGTTTCTCAACCGCTACGATGAAGCCGTGCGAGATTGGATTACACAGCACCCCGGATGGGAGCGCTTGATAGGAAGTTCCACTGTCAGTGCGGATTACGTGCGCAGTCGCATTGGTTTTAAATGGCAGTTGTTCAAACTTCTGCCGCCGACAGAAGACGCCGTGCATCAAGGTTTGCAGGAGGAAATCAATGACCTTGGTGGCACTCTTTTCGGTGAGGTCGCCAAAGCTGCAACCGATACCTGGCATCGTTGCTTCGAGGGCAAGGATCAGGTGACGCACAAGGCTTTGTCTCCTTTACGCTCCCTTCACAAAAAGTTGAGCGGCCTGAGTTTTGTTGAGCCTCGCGTTGTGCCGGTGGTGGATCTGCTGGAGACGGCTTTCAATCGCATGCCTGCCCGTGGTTACATCCATGGCAGCGCATTGATCATGCTTCAGGGCGTGGTTTCGTTGCTTCGCGATCCGGCGACGCTCGTTGCTCATGGACAAAAGATTCTTGATGGCAACGACACCAACGACATCTTGGCCGGTCTGGTCGCGGACACAATTCCGCTTTTGTCGGCGGAAGAGCCCGTTGTCACTGAGTTTGTCCCAGAGCCGGTACCTCAGCATCAAATCGACAGCCACGGTTTGTGGTGA
- a CDS encoding AAA family ATPase yields MSEIIKELKKLQPAELDAGEIFSGRKSKRTVRGFEAPSSFTPESNPEYLFHDSSRDAVVWFMDSSDPLYVFGPAGSGKTSLIKQLAAKLNYPVFDVTGHGRLEFPDMVGHLTVEDSNMSFQYGPLALAMKFGGLFLLNEIDLLDPATAAGLNGVLDGDPLCIPENGGEVIKPHPLFRFAATANTNGGADETGLYQGTLRQNLAFMDRFWLCEVGYPSPKDERKLLHRKAGKLPKEIRTKMVEFANEVRKLFMGEADGNYRDTIEVTFSTRTLIRWADLTVRFQPLARQGIQPVAYALDRALGYRASPETRTVLHELAQRIFPQENKE; encoded by the coding sequence ATGAGTGAAATCATCAAGGAACTGAAAAAACTGCAACCTGCGGAACTTGATGCAGGTGAAATCTTTAGCGGCAGGAAATCGAAACGGACTGTGCGTGGCTTCGAAGCCCCCTCCTCGTTCACCCCGGAATCTAACCCGGAATACCTGTTCCACGATTCGAGCCGTGACGCGGTTGTCTGGTTCATGGATTCGTCTGACCCGTTGTACGTCTTTGGACCTGCAGGATCGGGAAAGACCAGCCTCATCAAACAGCTCGCGGCCAAACTTAATTATCCGGTGTTCGATGTTACTGGACATGGGCGGCTGGAGTTCCCGGACATGGTCGGTCATCTGACCGTGGAAGATTCCAATATGTCATTCCAATACGGCCCGCTGGCATTGGCCATGAAGTTCGGTGGACTCTTCCTGCTCAACGAAATTGATCTGCTTGATCCTGCGACTGCTGCTGGCCTGAATGGTGTTCTGGACGGTGATCCGTTGTGCATCCCCGAGAATGGCGGCGAAGTCATCAAGCCTCATCCTTTGTTTCGATTTGCGGCAACGGCCAACACCAATGGTGGGGCAGACGAAACCGGCTTGTATCAGGGAACTCTTCGGCAGAACCTCGCTTTTATGGACCGTTTCTGGCTGTGCGAGGTCGGCTATCCAAGTCCCAAGGACGAACGGAAGTTGCTACATAGAAAAGCCGGAAAACTTCCCAAAGAGATCCGTACTAAGATGGTGGAATTTGCCAATGAGGTCCGCAAGCTCTTCATGGGCGAAGCTGACGGCAACTACCGCGACACCATTGAAGTAACCTTTTCCACTCGTACCCTCATTCGTTGGGCAGATTTGACTGTCCGATTTCAACCACTTGCAAGGCAGGGCATTCAGCCCGTGGCCTATGCGCTTGATCGTGCGCTTGGATACCGGGCTAGCCCGGAGACTCGGACTGTGCTGCATGAGTTGGCGCAGCGCATCTTCCCACAAGAAAACAAGGAGTAA
- a CDS encoding DegT/DnrJ/EryC1/StrS family aminotransferase produces MNIGTKVPFNDTARIYNKNRAALSKVMSEVAESGWWLLGKQTQAFAEEFSAYCGVNFCIPVANGTDALELAIKAVIGDASVDAKIITVSNAGGYSSIACRLAGVTPVYVDIVPETLLIDIDSLKVCLRKNVKAVIITHLFGAVVDVKKVRRVLDESGFQSVKIIEDCAQSHGAQLEGRRVGSLGDIAAFSFYPTKNLGAMGDAGAVMTNSELLSNKVKELQQYGWSSKYKINIAGGRNSRMDEIQAGILRCLLPFLDSCNHKRNKIYDTYKALGAKGLYFQQYHACDFVGHLAVIRTPEREKFITYMKESGVMVDVHYPVLDIDQVAWHSMPFMIDEQSNLEASRAAVKEVVSLPCFPTMTNQEIDQVCHALLNWKG; encoded by the coding sequence ATGAATATAGGCACTAAAGTCCCTTTTAATGATACGGCAAGAATATATAATAAGAATAGAGCTGCATTATCAAAAGTGATGTCTGAAGTTGCAGAGTCAGGGTGGTGGTTGCTTGGTAAGCAAACCCAAGCTTTTGCAGAAGAGTTCTCAGCTTACTGCGGCGTAAATTTCTGTATTCCGGTTGCAAACGGAACAGATGCATTGGAATTAGCAATAAAAGCCGTGATCGGTGATGCATCGGTCGATGCTAAAATTATTACTGTTTCAAATGCTGGCGGCTATTCATCAATTGCGTGTAGATTGGCTGGTGTTACGCCTGTATATGTAGATATTGTACCAGAGACATTGTTAATCGACATTGACTCTCTTAAGGTCTGTTTGAGAAAAAATGTGAAAGCCGTTATTATTACGCATCTGTTTGGTGCCGTAGTTGATGTTAAGAAAGTCAGACGTGTACTTGATGAAAGTGGTTTTCAGAGTGTAAAAATCATAGAAGATTGTGCGCAGTCACATGGCGCACAATTGGAAGGGCGGCGTGTCGGGAGTTTGGGGGATATTGCGGCATTTAGTTTTTACCCGACTAAAAATCTTGGGGCAATGGGGGATGCCGGGGCCGTGATGACGAACAGCGAACTGTTGTCCAATAAAGTCAAAGAATTACAACAATACGGTTGGAGTAGTAAATACAAGATAAATATCGCGGGCGGCAGAAACTCTCGAATGGATGAAATACAGGCCGGTATTTTGAGATGTTTATTGCCTTTCTTAGACAGCTGTAATCATAAACGAAATAAAATCTATGATACTTACAAAGCCCTTGGTGCAAAAGGTTTGTATTTTCAGCAGTATCATGCCTGTGATTTTGTAGGACATTTGGCTGTAATCAGAACCCCAGAGCGTGAAAAATTTATTACTTATATGAAAGAAAGTGGTGTCATGGTTGATGTGCATTACCCTGTTCTGGATATTGACCAAGTCGCATGGCACTCCATGCCATTTATGATTGATGAACAAAGTAATTTAGAGGCCTCTCGTGCAGCTGTTAAAGAAGTTGTTTCGTTGCCCTGCTTTCCAACGATGACAAATCAGGAAATAGATCAGGTCTGTCATGCATTATTAAACTGGAAAGGTTGA
- a CDS encoding glucosyltransferase domain-containing protein, whose protein sequence is MSVERYIDSSRQWFEANRSWFVYLLAVVLLSYTYELFNFTLTIDDENWASVRQAGSHKGWLQQARWGMHILSYMFNPNPVIPFSPLFLSLICMALSYTVVVRLLAVQRTNADYLCAPIFIACSTLYYSLSFSSLVHGIGIGFLACSLGIYCLVHKNRLLQCISVLLAAFAISIYQAFLPVLLSLYALHIIGLLIGEPAFDFKRILTGIVKFIVWIFMALLCYYVLNQFFLYIFGIEINGYIGGFVQFQFTSEYFSKSISLIVLDAKRYYLGKPEVFGYELSSLKYTFLACLLSFNVVNLISNQKWWAKLAAFLISISLIFLPFLLHLMNAGRMPVRSMLAFPLVLTGFLYFSLLIKWPVWRLLLSILIVVCAVRFSVVNNQFTYSNILSWQSDNAVAIRLLERIDSKDLSIFKKGEKIPIVMVGYLERAEMPIRFRRETIGASFFEWDRGNVYRVIYFINTLGEHRFFGRTRDASFVQSKKIEEMPTWPMKGCVEIIDAIVVIKFK, encoded by the coding sequence TTGAGTGTTGAAAGATATATTGATTCTTCACGGCAGTGGTTTGAAGCAAATAGAAGTTGGTTTGTTTACTTGCTTGCGGTTGTTTTATTGTCATATACTTACGAGTTGTTCAATTTTACGTTAACAATCGATGATGAAAATTGGGCTAGCGTACGCCAGGCAGGTTCTCATAAAGGCTGGCTTCAGCAAGCCCGGTGGGGAATGCATATATTGTCTTATATGTTTAACCCAAATCCCGTTATCCCATTCTCTCCTCTGTTTCTGTCTCTGATTTGTATGGCACTATCGTATACGGTAGTTGTCAGACTTCTGGCGGTGCAAAGAACGAATGCAGATTATCTGTGTGCACCCATTTTCATTGCATGCTCGACCTTATACTACAGTTTAAGTTTTAGTTCCCTTGTGCATGGTATAGGCATAGGCTTTTTGGCCTGTTCTCTGGGCATTTACTGCCTAGTTCATAAGAACAGATTGCTTCAATGTATTTCAGTGCTCCTAGCCGCATTTGCCATTTCTATTTATCAGGCTTTTTTGCCGGTACTTTTATCACTTTACGCGTTGCATATTATAGGCCTCTTAATCGGTGAACCGGCATTTGACTTTAAGCGTATCCTTACAGGGATAGTGAAGTTTATAGTTTGGATTTTCATGGCACTTCTATGTTATTATGTACTGAATCAATTTTTTCTGTATATTTTTGGTATTGAGATAAATGGATACATAGGAGGCTTTGTACAATTTCAGTTTACTTCTGAATATTTTTCAAAAAGTATTAGTTTAATTGTTTTGGATGCAAAAAGATATTACTTGGGAAAACCTGAGGTATTTGGTTATGAGCTAAGTTCCCTTAAATATACTTTCTTAGCCTGTCTGCTTTCATTCAATGTGGTGAACTTAATCTCTAATCAAAAATGGTGGGCGAAATTAGCCGCGTTTCTTATATCCATTTCTCTCATATTTTTACCCTTTCTGCTGCATCTAATGAATGCCGGCCGTATGCCCGTAAGATCCATGTTGGCATTTCCCCTCGTATTGACAGGTTTTCTTTATTTTTCATTATTAATCAAGTGGCCTGTATGGCGTTTACTTTTAAGTATTTTGATTGTTGTTTGTGCTGTTCGTTTTTCAGTCGTGAATAACCAGTTTACCTATTCAAATATCTTAAGCTGGCAGTCTGATAATGCTGTTGCCATTCGTCTGTTAGAACGGATCGATAGCAAAGATTTATCCATTTTCAAAAAAGGTGAAAAAATACCAATAGTAATGGTTGGCTACCTGGAGAGAGCGGAAATGCCCATTCGATTTCGCAGGGAAACTATTGGTGCGTCATTTTTTGAATGGGATAGAGGGAATGTCTACCGGGTAATATACTTTATAAATACCCTGGGGGAACATCGGTTTTTTGGCCGGACTCGTGATGCCTCGTTTGTCCAAAGTAAAAAAATTGAAGAGATGCCTACATGGCCTATGAAAGGATGTGTTGAAATTATTGATGCCATCGTTGTTATCAAATTTAAGTAA